The following proteins come from a genomic window of Flavobacterium eburneipallidum:
- a CDS encoding DUF488 domain-containing protein: MYYRRKIILSVLQVFGGELEKIQLQKLLFLFTRFQKDKKSFDFVPYKFGCFSFQANADLSTLKKYGIVSETDKFWKKEDEVNYLNELKSDDKKTINDFKIIYANKTSDDLIKLTYKRYPYYSINSTVADKYLSDEEFKNLDNYRSFDDEIVLFTIGYEGITLEAYLNKLIKNNIKVLCDVRKNALSMKYGFSKSQLKNACNGVGIEYIHIPEVGIDSEQRQELNTQIDYDSLFQIYKEKNLKESIDSQTKILNLLTNNKRIALTCFEADICQCHRKHLSEAITNLKDFKYKLEHL; the protein is encoded by the coding sequence ATGTATTACCGAAGAAAAATAATATTATCTGTGCTTCAAGTTTTTGGTGGTGAATTGGAAAAAATTCAACTACAAAAATTACTTTTCCTTTTTACAAGATTTCAAAAAGACAAAAAATCATTCGACTTTGTACCATATAAATTTGGTTGTTTTTCATTTCAAGCAAATGCAGATTTATCAACTTTAAAAAAATATGGAATCGTCAGTGAAACAGATAAATTTTGGAAAAAAGAAGATGAAGTCAATTACTTAAACGAATTAAAAAGCGATGATAAAAAGACAATAAATGACTTCAAAATAATTTATGCAAACAAAACTAGTGATGATTTAATAAAACTTACTTATAAAAGGTATCCTTATTATTCTATCAATAGTACAGTTGCTGATAAATATTTGTCAGATGAAGAGTTTAAAAACCTTGACAACTACAGGTCTTTTGATGACGAAATTGTTCTATTTACAATTGGATATGAAGGAATTACACTAGAAGCATATCTAAATAAATTGATAAAGAACAACATTAAGGTTCTTTGCGATGTTCGTAAAAATGCCTTAAGTATGAAATATGGGTTTAGTAAAAGCCAATTGAAAAATGCTTGTAATGGTGTAGGTATTGAATATATTCATATCCCAGAAGTAGGTATCGATTCCGAACAAAGACAAGAATTAAATACTCAAATAGATTACGATTCTTTATTTCAAATATATAAAGAAAAAAACTTAAAAGAATCTATTGACAGTCAAACAAAAATATTAAATTTACTTACAAATAATAAAAGAATTGCTTTAACTTGCTTCGAAGCAGATATTTGTCAATGCCACAGAAAACATTTATCAGAAGCAATAACAAACTTAAAAGATTTTAAATATAAACTTGAGCATTTGTAG
- the metG gene encoding methionine--tRNA ligase encodes MLQNPKRYTITAALPYTNGPIHIGHLAGVYVPSDIYSRYLRLQGRDVLFVCGSDEHGVAISMKAKKEGVTPQEVIDKYDGIIRKSFSDFGISFDNYSRTSAKIHHETASEFFKELYDKGDFIEEVTEQLYDAKADQFLADRFVVGTCPKCGNEEAYGDQCEKCGSTLNATDLINPKSTITGETPVLKSTKHWFLPLDRYEDFLKEWILVGHKNDWKPNVYGQVKSWIDGGLEPRAVTRDLDWGIDVPVEGAEGKKLYVWFDAPIGYISSTKEWAQRERKDWEPYWKDQDTKLVHFIGKDNIVFHCIIFPAMLKAEGSYILPDNVPANEFLNLEGNKLSTSKNWAVWLHEYLEEFPNQQDVLRYALTSNAPETKDNDFTWKDFQARNNNELVAIFGNFINRVVVLTNKYYEGIVPQPNELSEVDEQTLTELKAYPAVISSSIERYRFREALGELMNVARLGNKYLADEEPWKMVKTDPARVQTQMYVALQIAAALQVLCEPFLPFTAAKLVKTLQCNVSTTWNDVATNFDLIPAGHQIGEAELLFAKIEDEEIQKQIDKLEATKTANDAEKKVAEPQKDLIQFEDFSKMDLRVGTILEAEKMPKANKLLILKVDTGIDVRTIVSGIAESFKPEDIIGKRVTVLVNLAPRNLRGVESQGMILMTNNAEGKLVFVNPDADGVGNGETIN; translated from the coding sequence ATGTTACAGAATCCAAAAAGATATACCATTACGGCGGCATTGCCTTATACAAACGGACCCATTCATATTGGGCATTTGGCGGGTGTTTATGTGCCTTCGGATATTTATTCCAGATATTTAAGATTACAGGGAAGAGACGTTTTGTTTGTTTGCGGAAGCGACGAACACGGCGTGGCGATTTCAATGAAAGCCAAAAAAGAAGGCGTTACGCCCCAGGAAGTAATCGACAAATACGATGGAATTATCCGAAAATCTTTCTCGGATTTTGGAATTTCGTTTGATAATTATTCAAGAACTTCGGCAAAGATTCATCACGAAACGGCTTCGGAATTTTTTAAAGAGCTGTATGATAAAGGTGATTTTATCGAAGAAGTAACCGAGCAATTGTATGATGCCAAAGCAGACCAATTCTTGGCAGACCGTTTTGTGGTGGGAACTTGCCCGAAATGCGGTAACGAAGAAGCATACGGCGACCAATGCGAAAAATGTGGTTCAACTTTGAATGCTACGGATTTGATTAATCCAAAATCAACCATTACGGGAGAAACTCCTGTTTTGAAATCGACGAAACATTGGTTTTTGCCTTTGGATCGTTACGAAGATTTCTTGAAAGAATGGATTCTTGTGGGACATAAAAATGACTGGAAACCGAATGTTTACGGACAAGTAAAATCCTGGATTGATGGCGGATTGGAACCTCGTGCGGTAACCCGTGATTTGGATTGGGGAATTGACGTTCCTGTTGAAGGTGCCGAAGGAAAAAAATTATACGTTTGGTTTGATGCCCCAATTGGCTATATTTCTTCTACCAAAGAATGGGCTCAAAGAGAAAGAAAAGATTGGGAACCGTATTGGAAAGATCAGGATACGAAATTGGTTCACTTTATTGGGAAAGACAATATTGTTTTCCATTGCATCATTTTTCCTGCAATGTTGAAAGCCGAAGGAAGTTATATTTTGCCAGATAATGTGCCTGCAAATGAATTCTTAAATCTGGAAGGAAATAAATTATCTACGTCTAAAAACTGGGCCGTTTGGTTGCACGAATATTTGGAAGAATTTCCGAATCAACAAGATGTTTTGCGTTATGCATTGACATCAAACGCACCAGAAACTAAAGACAACGACTTTACTTGGAAAGATTTTCAGGCTAGAAACAACAATGAATTGGTAGCGATTTTTGGAAATTTCATTAATCGTGTGGTGGTTTTGACCAATAAGTATTACGAAGGAATTGTACCTCAACCGAATGAATTATCAGAAGTTGACGAACAAACTTTAACAGAATTAAAAGCCTATCCAGCGGTAATCTCAAGTTCGATAGAGCGTTACCGATTCCGTGAAGCTTTGGGCGAATTGATGAATGTTGCCCGATTAGGAAATAAATACCTTGCTGATGAAGAGCCTTGGAAAATGGTCAAAACCGATCCAGCTCGCGTGCAAACTCAAATGTATGTGGCTTTGCAAATTGCTGCGGCTTTGCAGGTTTTGTGCGAACCTTTTTTGCCTTTTACAGCTGCTAAATTGGTAAAGACGTTGCAATGCAACGTCTCTACGACCTGGAATGATGTTGCTACAAATTTTGATTTGATTCCTGCGGGACACCAAATTGGCGAAGCTGAATTGCTTTTTGCCAAAATTGAAGATGAAGAAATTCAAAAACAAATAGACAAACTGGAAGCTACCAAAACTGCCAATGATGCAGAAAAAAAAGTGGCCGAACCTCAAAAAGATTTGATTCAATTTGAGGATTTTTCTAAAATGGATTTGCGTGTGGGAACCATTCTAGAAGCAGAAAAAATGCCAAAAGCTAATAAATTACTGATTCTGAAAGTAGATACTGGCATTGATGTTCGCACTATTGTTTCTGGAATTGCAGAGAGTTTTAAACCCGAAGATATTATTGGTAAACGAGTGACAGTTTTAGTAAATTTAGCTCCAAGAAATCTTCGTGGAGTGGAAAGTCAAGGAATGATTTTGATGACCAATAATGCTGAAGGAAAATTGGTATTTGTAAATCCTGATGCGGATGGCGTTGGAAATGGAGAGACTATAAATTAA